TTACGAACCGATGTTCAAGTCTCAGTGCGTCTCTGTTGGCGCGAATTTCAAAATGCACTATGCTGGCAATGGGAGTACAAAAATTTTGGGGGACTTGCAGATTCATATCGGCTCCAACGTGACGATGTTCGACAATGTCGCTTTCGCCGGCCTCAAGGTGCTGGACAAACCGGAACTGTACATAGGGGACAACACGTACATTGGACCGCAAGTCAAATTTCGTGTGGGAAGGAAAGTTGCCATCGGCAAGTATTGCATGATCGTTTCCCCGTTTATAGCAGACAATCCAGGACATCAGATTGATGACATGATGGCAAGGATGCAAAGCGGAGGAGGCTGTCCCAAGTCTGAATCCATTCGTCCGGTGATCGTCGGGGATTTTTGTTGGCTTACTTTGGAAACTGCAATCTATCCTGGCACAGTTGTCGGAGACGGGGTGGTGGCCAAGTTGGGAACGCATCTGAGCAGGACGGTCCCACCGTTCTGTCTGATTAGCGGGAACCCGTGGAAAGTGGAAAGGAAGCTCCCTATTCCAGAAGAACTCAAGGAAATTGTCGGGCCGGAGCGATACGAATCCTATCTCGAAGCGCACCGGGAAGTGGATGCTGGGAAATACCCGGTGCATGGGAAGAGTGACAGATGTTAAGGCAGAATTTGAAGAAATATGTGGGTTATGTTTTTCTTGCCATCGCCTTCCCGTTTGCGGTGCCGTACCATGTCACCAACAACAGGGGCGTGTTCACCACAACCGGTCAACTTCTTTCACTCTTGCCCGGAAAAGTTGGCAGTTATCTGAGATCGGCTTATTATAGCCTTACTTTGAAGAAATGCGGAAAAAGGCTGTATGTGGATTTTGGATCATACTTCAGTCAGCCGGCTGCGGAAATTCATGACGACGTCTTCATTTCGACATTCTGCATCATTGGCAACGCAAAAATTGGAAACAACGTGGGTATAAGTCCCTGCTGTCATATCTTGAGCGGGGGACGGCAGCACGCATCGTTCCAGAAAGATGTTCCCATCATTTGGCAGTCAGGTGGAGTCTTGGAGCAGGTCAGTATTGGTGAAAACAGCTGGATCGG
This DNA window, taken from Desulfomicrobium sp. ZS1, encodes the following:
- a CDS encoding acyltransferase; amino-acid sequence: MALSWHELSVKIRRRETPFYERLYTLAKEVHGISFPMNKTLHGFLYREWVLRTSLWHEFWRVVYYEPMFKSQCVSVGANFKMHYAGNGSTKILGDLQIHIGSNVTMFDNVAFAGLKVLDKPELYIGDNTYIGPQVKFRVGRKVAIGKYCMIVSPFIADNPGHQIDDMMARMQSGGGCPKSESIRPVIVGDFCWLTLETAIYPGTVVGDGVVAKLGTHLSRTVPPFCLISGNPWKVERKLPIPEELKEIVGPERYESYLEAHREVDAGKYPVHGKSDRC
- a CDS encoding acyltransferase produces the protein MLRQNLKKYVGYVFLAIAFPFAVPYHVTNNRGVFTTTGQLLSLLPGKVGSYLRSAYYSLTLKKCGKRLYVDFGSYFSQPAAEIHDDVFISTFCIIGNAKIGNNVGISPCCHILSGGRQHASFQKDVPIIWQSGGVLEQVSIGENSWIGQASVVMADIGKQNIIGAGSVVVKKTGDYEVHAGNPARLLRRLF